One Halarcobacter ebronensis genomic window carries:
- a CDS encoding sensor histidine kinase: MRFLLLFVVLFLFNLKAIDISPSTVPIYKEIGLSYNIENLNEALNDPSKFQEIKRFRRILHRNKDNNLWMKLDLENNSSTPLDRIFLFRWERASINFYVVHGSKTILKENINNNKYIKKSSIFTIPAYDKVTIYIHAETKKILDQFSYMYIIDKNSVDDFIISKERLYHNGLFFGILLTMAMYSFFMYLSMKDKGYLYLGLYQTWVIIVTSDLFQYFFILLKDYPNLGNFFLKEMVSYSMMLFSIIFTKEFLNTKRDMPKLNLFLNFTMVLLIPLTEIHSSIDYSSFLYVVYVMAGIYAFTHKNYSALFYTLGFLGFTIYLIVLNISKLLMLDFYFEFLYAKQIFTCIESFALTMALYLKIRSIIEEREQAKQEYIKQEKIMLTQSKFATMGEMIASIAHQWRQPLNHLTMILANLQLAFETNKLTNNYLNKKVNEANLQLKYMSNTIEDFSSFFSKKGIVERFKLEDVCKYSLDLIDNRCKKYSIKVFLDINNFDYYESYKNELIQILIIVLNNAIDALMQNSVENRRIDIMIEQNKIIISDNAGGIPENILPYIFDPYFSTKDKKFGTGLGLYTAKILANNLLKGKITVENGHDGAIFIIEI, translated from the coding sequence ATGAGATTTTTATTATTATTTGTTGTACTATTTTTATTTAATTTAAAAGCTATAGATATTTCACCTTCAACTGTTCCTATTTATAAAGAGATTGGTCTTTCTTATAATATAGAGAATCTTAATGAAGCCTTGAATGATCCTTCTAAGTTTCAAGAGATAAAGAGATTTAGGAGAATCTTACATCGTAATAAAGATAATAATTTGTGGATGAAACTAGATTTAGAAAATAATAGTAGTACTCCTCTTGATAGAATATTTCTTTTTAGATGGGAAAGAGCTTCAATAAATTTTTATGTAGTTCATGGTAGTAAAACTATTTTAAAAGAGAATATTAATAATAATAAGTATATTAAAAAATCATCTATATTTACCATTCCAGCTTATGACAAAGTGACAATCTATATTCATGCTGAGACAAAAAAAATTCTTGATCAGTTTAGTTATATGTATATAATTGATAAAAATAGTGTTGATGATTTTATAATATCAAAAGAGAGGTTATATCATAACGGTTTGTTTTTTGGTATTTTATTAACTATGGCAATGTATAGTTTTTTTATGTATTTATCGATGAAAGATAAAGGGTATCTATATTTAGGTCTATATCAGACATGGGTTATTATTGTAACTTCTGATCTCTTTCAATATTTTTTTATTTTATTGAAAGATTATCCTAATTTAGGAAACTTCTTTTTAAAAGAGATGGTGTCTTATAGTATGATGCTCTTTTCAATAATTTTTACAAAAGAGTTTTTAAATACTAAAAGAGATATGCCAAAATTGAATTTATTTTTAAATTTTACAATGGTTTTATTAATACCACTAACTGAGATACATTCTTCTATTGACTACTCATCATTCCTTTATGTTGTTTATGTAATGGCAGGAATTTATGCCTTTACTCACAAAAACTATTCTGCACTTTTTTATACTTTGGGATTTTTAGGATTTACAATATATTTAATTGTATTAAATATCTCAAAGCTTTTAATGTTAGATTTTTATTTTGAATTTTTGTATGCAAAACAGATTTTTACGTGTATAGAATCTTTTGCTTTAACAATGGCTTTATACCTTAAAATACGTTCTATTATAGAGGAAAGAGAACAAGCAAAACAAGAATATATCAAACAAGAGAAAATAATGCTTACACAATCAAAGTTTGCAACAATGGGTGAAATGATAGCTTCTATTGCTCATCAATGGAGGCAACCCTTAAATCATTTAACCATGATACTTGCAAATCTTCAGTTAGCCTTTGAGACTAACAAATTAACAAATAATTATCTAAACAAGAAAGTTAATGAAGCAAATTTACAACTTAAATATATGTCTAATACTATTGAAGATTTTAGTAGTTTTTTCTCAAAAAAAGGTATAGTAGAACGCTTTAAGCTTGAAGACGTTTGTAAATATTCATTAGATTTGATAGATAATCGTTGTAAAAAGTATTCAATAAAAGTTTTTTTAGATATAAACAACTTTGATTATTATGAAAGCTATAAAAATGAACTAATTCAAATCTTGATTATTGTTTTGAATAATGCAATTGATGCTTTGATGCAAAATAGCGTAGAAAATAGACGAATAGATATAATGATTGAACAGAATAAAATTATAATAAGTGACAATGCTGGAGGTATTCCTGAAAATATTTTGCCCTATATCTTTGATCCATATTTTAGTACAAAAGATAAAAAATTTGGCACAGGACTTGGATTATATACTGCTAAAATACTTGCTAACAATCTTCTCAAAGGTAAAATAACCGTTGAAAATGGCCATGATGGTGCCATCTTTATAATTGAAATATAG
- a CDS encoding response regulator transcription factor: MFENLTVLYAEDEDFIRENVVEALEFMRINVIAVKDGYEAYVEYLKQKPNIIITDIEMPGMNGLELAEKIRKVDNKTPIVITTAYTNVEYFLKAVELQLIKYLLKPITLIDLKNTLNKCIENLKDTTSIISLNSCSTYDLYNHILIVEGKEKKLDAHERQLLELLLKYRNHVVSYEQIESTIWEDGMSNAALRSLVRNLRQKLPEDIISNISKMGYRIDIK; this comes from the coding sequence ATGTTTGAAAATTTAACAGTTTTATATGCTGAAGATGAAGATTTTATTAGGGAAAATGTTGTTGAAGCATTGGAATTTATGCGTATCAATGTAATTGCAGTTAAAGATGGTTATGAAGCATATGTTGAATATCTAAAACAAAAACCTAATATTATAATTACTGATATAGAGATGCCTGGAATGAATGGTTTAGAACTTGCTGAAAAAATTAGAAAAGTCGATAATAAAACACCAATTGTAATTACCACTGCGTACACTAATGTAGAGTATTTTTTAAAAGCTGTAGAATTGCAGTTAATAAAATATCTTTTAAAGCCTATTACATTAATAGACTTAAAAAACACTCTTAATAAATGTATTGAAAATTTAAAAGACACTACATCTATAATATCTTTAAATAGCTGTTCTACTTATGATTTATATAACCATATTTTAATAGTTGAGGGTAAAGAAAAAAAATTGGATGCACATGAGCGACAACTCCTTGAATTATTATTAAAATATAGAAATCACGTAGTATCTTATGAACAAATTGAAAGTACTATTTGGGAAGATGGAATGAGTAATGCAGCCCTTAGATCTTTAGTTAGGAATCTAAGACAAAAATTACCAGAAGATATTATTTCTAATATCTCAAAAATGGGCTATAGAATTGATATAAAATAA
- a CDS encoding OprD family outer membrane porin, producing the protein MKTLKLSIVAIMAMGTCSFASESLQEALTSGTYEGALRAYYFDRDIGHGTSKGSIINLGIDLDYESNSFYGFKVGFGFQSSNAVNADDDGKKALSWDMYGNGAVLSQAYLSYTLSKTTLKVGRQYIHLPLMQSSGSRLIRQSYEGSTLISNDIPDTTLFVAYVNKYQNRTDGAGKIADFADLTGDYAYTTGVINKSIPNTILTVAYGELDESYDMSYLEANYKNKYNDISYGLSAQYSETDYDNSNTKDGNFYGLKADFGIGGVNAYVAYAEVNDGTAQWGVLGGGGKVVLYTSSIIDAGIYSESEQYAIDVNYTFQDLGLKVGARYIDIDFATNYSADYKLAYTDYKFKGALKGLTASLVYEEENHDLDANDFKELWAKLIYKF; encoded by the coding sequence ATGAAAACATTAAAATTATCAATTGTTGCAATTATGGCAATGGGAACATGTTCTTTTGCCTCTGAGTCTCTACAAGAGGCCTTAACAAGTGGTACATATGAAGGTGCTTTAAGAGCTTATTATTTTGATAGAGATATTGGACACGGGACATCAAAAGGTAGCATTATAAATCTAGGAATTGATTTAGATTATGAATCAAATTCATTTTATGGATTTAAAGTAGGATTTGGATTTCAAAGTTCAAATGCAGTAAATGCAGATGATGATGGTAAAAAAGCATTATCATGGGATATGTATGGTAATGGGGCAGTATTATCTCAAGCATATTTGAGTTACACATTAAGTAAAACTACATTAAAAGTTGGTAGACAATATATTCATTTACCATTAATGCAAAGTAGTGGTTCAAGACTTATTAGACAATCATATGAAGGTTCAACTTTAATAAGTAATGATATCCCAGACACAACACTATTTGTGGCATATGTAAATAAATATCAAAACAGAACAGATGGTGCTGGAAAAATTGCAGATTTTGCAGATTTAACAGGTGATTATGCTTATACTACAGGTGTTATAAATAAATCTATTCCAAATACAATTTTAACAGTAGCATATGGTGAATTAGATGAGTCATATGATATGAGCTATTTAGAAGCAAATTATAAAAATAAATATAATGATATCTCTTATGGTCTTTCAGCTCAATATAGTGAAACAGATTATGACAATAGTAACACAAAAGATGGAAATTTTTATGGATTAAAAGCTGATTTTGGTATTGGTGGAGTAAATGCATATGTAGCATATGCTGAAGTTAATGATGGCACCGCTCAATGGGGCGTTCTTGGAGGAGGAGGAAAGGTAGTACTTTATACTTCTTCTATAATTGATGCAGGGATATATTCTGAATCTGAACAATATGCAATAGATGTGAATTATACTTTTCAAGATTTAGGTTTAAAAGTTGGAGCAAGATATATTGATATAGATTTTGCAACTAACTATAGTGCAGATTATAAACTTGCATATACTGATTATAAATTCAAAGGTGCTTTAAAAGGTCTTACTGCATCTTTAGTTTATGAAGAGGAAAATCATGACTTGGACGCGAATGATTTTAAAGAATTATGGGCAAAATTAATATATAAATTTTAA
- a CDS encoding SAM-dependent methyltransferase has translation MKREKFSFYFNNWLYGNDGYYANYKNIGKEGDFYTSVSTSAFFGGTIGKKIVDTIKNKELPKDTTILEIGAHHGYLLADIIQFIYTLEPTLLETLNFAIVERFENLQTQQKKYLQDSFGDAIRLKHYNDISEVKLPNAFIVANEIFDAFACELVFTKEKELQIAYVKNHKITFEPCNDEIIKKHCEKYKIKKGEIAVGYEEFAKTLYENIDNFVFLTFDYGDRVPRNDFSTRIYSKHEVFPIFEKGLDLEKYYKKADITYDVFFVHLIDCFKALGVEKVLFKTQVEALIEFGITELLEILQKNVDDTTYLREAQKVKTLIEPTGMGDRFKMLLVKK, from the coding sequence ATGAAAAGAGAAAAATTTAGTTTTTATTTTAACAACTGGCTTTATGGCAATGATGGCTACTATGCAAACTATAAAAATATAGGTAAAGAGGGAGATTTTTATACCTCTGTTTCAACCTCAGCATTTTTTGGTGGAACCATTGGCAAAAAGATTGTTGATACAATAAAAAATAAAGAATTACCAAAAGATACTACTATCTTGGAAATTGGTGCACATCATGGTTATTTATTGGCAGACATAATACAATTTATTTATACTTTAGAACCAACACTTTTAGAAACACTAAATTTTGCAATCGTTGAAAGATTTGAAAATCTTCAAACTCAACAGAAAAAATATTTGCAAGACTCTTTTGGTGATGCCATAAGATTAAAACACTACAATGATATTTCTGAAGTTAAATTACCAAATGCTTTTATTGTAGCAAATGAAATTTTTGATGCTTTTGCTTGTGAACTTGTTTTTACAAAAGAGAAAGAACTTCAAATAGCTTATGTAAAAAATCACAAAATAACATTTGAGCCTTGTAATGATGAGATAATTAAAAAACACTGTGAGAAATATAAAATCAAAAAAGGGGAAATCGCCGTTGGTTATGAAGAGTTTGCAAAAACTCTTTATGAAAATATAGATAATTTTGTTTTTCTTACTTTTGATTATGGAGATAGAGTTCCACGAAATGATTTTTCAACTAGGATATATTCAAAACATGAAGTATTTCCTATCTTTGAAAAAGGGCTAGATTTAGAAAAGTATTATAAAAAAGCAGATATTACTTATGATGTCTTTTTTGTTCATTTAATTGACTGTTTTAAAGCTCTTGGAGTAGAAAAAGTTTTGTTTAAAACTCAAGTTGAAGCTTTAATAGAGTTTGGAATTACTGAACTTCTTGAAATTTTACAAAAAAATGTTGATGATACAACCTATTTAAGGGAGGCTCAAAAGGTGAAAACCTTAATTGAACCTACAGGAATGGGAGATAGATTTAAGATGTTACTTGTAAAAAAATAG
- a CDS encoding DUF779 domain-containing protein — translation MDTRRVVVTAEAQKVVEMLKKEHGDLVFNQSGGCCDGTAPMCYEKGDFYVPSRNVKLGEICGCEFFIDKDQFEYFRHSQIIIDVREEKAAFGNSFSLEIDHGYQFITRSRIFSDEEYKELQKLEA, via the coding sequence ATGGATACAAGAAGAGTAGTTGTAACAGCTGAAGCACAAAAAGTTGTTGAGATGTTAAAAAAAGAGCATGGAGATTTAGTCTTTAACCAAAGTGGCGGTTGTTGTGATGGAACAGCACCTATGTGCTATGAGAAAGGCGATTTTTATGTACCTAGTAGAAATGTAAAACTAGGAGAAATCTGTGGTTGTGAATTTTTTATTGATAAAGATCAGTTTGAGTATTTCAGGCACTCTCAAATCATAATTGATGTAAGAGAGGAGAAAGCTGCCTTTGGAAACTCTTTTTCTTTAGAGATTGACCATGGATATCAATTTATAACAAGGTCTAGAATTTTTAGTGATGAAGAGTATAAAGAGCTTCAAAAACTTGAGGCTTAA
- a CDS encoding aldehyde dehydrogenase family protein — MSAKIYEKPKFKPQYENFIGGEWVAPKSGEYFENISPVDGDVLTRIPRSNEEDVELAIQAAKTAFESYKHTSVIQRSTMLNKVADAIEANLEALALAETLDNGKTIRETLNADVPLVVDHFRYFASVIRAESGSVADLDEDTVSQEIYEPYGVVAQIIPWNFPLLMAAWKLAPALAAGNCIVMKPASATPKSILILMEVIQNVLPKGVVNIINGSGGKIGKYLATHPDIKKVGFTGETTTGQLIMQYATENIIPSTLELGGKSPNIFFESIMDADDDFFDKAIEGLVLFAFNSGEVCTCPSRALIQESIYEPFMKRVLERVKAIKLGDPLDVENMMGAQCSLNQKEKILDYIKIGKEEGAECLIGGDVYESKKHPNGFYIQPTIFKGHNKMRIFQEEIFGPVLAVTTFKDEAEAIEIANDTVYGLGSGVWSRDAHQLHKVSRAIQAGRVWVNCYHMYPSHASFGGYKKSGIGRETHMMMLNSYRHTKNILTSYSKNALGFF, encoded by the coding sequence ATGTCTGCAAAAATTTATGAAAAACCTAAATTTAAACCTCAATATGAGAATTTTATAGGTGGAGAGTGGGTTGCCCCAAAAAGTGGTGAGTATTTTGAAAATATATCTCCTGTTGATGGGGATGTTTTAACAAGAATTCCAAGATCAAATGAAGAAGATGTTGAGTTAGCTATTCAAGCTGCAAAAACAGCTTTTGAATCTTATAAACATACTTCAGTTATCCAAAGAAGTACAATGTTAAATAAAGTAGCTGATGCTATTGAAGCAAATTTAGAAGCATTGGCTCTTGCTGAAACTTTAGATAATGGTAAAACTATTAGAGAGACATTAAATGCTGATGTACCTTTAGTTGTTGACCATTTTAGATATTTTGCATCGGTAATTAGAGCTGAATCAGGAAGTGTTGCTGATCTTGATGAAGATACAGTTTCACAAGAGATTTATGAGCCATATGGTGTTGTAGCTCAAATTATTCCTTGGAATTTCCCACTTTTAATGGCAGCTTGGAAACTTGCACCTGCATTAGCAGCTGGAAATTGTATTGTTATGAAACCAGCAAGTGCAACTCCAAAATCAATTTTAATATTAATGGAAGTGATTCAAAATGTATTACCAAAAGGTGTTGTAAATATTATTAATGGTTCAGGTGGAAAAATTGGTAAATATTTGGCAACTCACCCAGATATCAAAAAAGTTGGATTTACAGGTGAAACTACAACTGGACAGTTGATTATGCAATATGCAACTGAAAATATTATTCCTTCAACTTTAGAGCTTGGTGGTAAATCTCCAAATATATTCTTTGAATCTATTATGGATGCAGATGATGATTTTTTTGATAAAGCAATTGAAGGTTTAGTTCTTTTCGCATTTAACTCAGGTGAAGTTTGTACTTGCCCTTCAAGAGCACTTATTCAAGAATCAATTTATGAGCCATTTATGAAAAGAGTATTAGAAAGAGTAAAAGCTATCAAATTAGGAGATCCACTTGATGTTGAAAATATGATGGGTGCACAATGCTCACTTAACCAAAAAGAGAAAATTTTAGATTATATTAAAATTGGTAAAGAAGAGGGAGCAGAGTGTTTAATTGGTGGAGATGTTTATGAGTCTAAAAAACATCCAAATGGATTCTATATTCAACCAACAATCTTCAAAGGACACAATAAAATGAGAATCTTCCAAGAGGAGATTTTTGGACCAGTACTTGCTGTTACAACTTTTAAAGATGAAGCAGAAGCAATTGAGATTGCAAATGACACTGTATATGGACTTGGTTCTGGTGTTTGGTCAAGAGATGCACACCAATTACATAAAGTATCAAGAGCTATTCAAGCAGGTAGAGTTTGGGTAAACTGCTATCATATGTACCCTTCACATGCCTCTTTTGGTGGATACAAAAAATCAGGAATTGGTAGAGAAACACATATGATGATGTTAAACTCTTATAGACATACAAAAAATATTTTAACTTCTTACAGCAAAAATGCTTTAGGATTTTTTTAA
- a CDS encoding FIST N-terminal domain-containing protein, which produces MKTYNYNLKDKTLEKSINLNQFKNSKNILIQIFCGEGEGKLKEITNALLINLPQSIIIGTTTDGEIKDKKISILNTVLSISIFDKTEILASYEDGKNSFDNGYNLAKKIVTKDTKLLILFADGTSTNGENFLKGIEAFDNSVPICGGMAGDNGKFIQTFVSYQNILIKNGAVGVSLNSDYLKVHNDYRFNWSPIGIEHTIDKVEDNRVYSINGMLPIDFYAKYLGEDVASTLPTTGIEFPLISEKDGFQIARAIIAKHKDGSISFAGNLQKGDKVKLGFGNAELIMQNPIESFDKNSSIKPETFFLYSCMARRRYMPNFIQVEVEPFAKIAPTSGFFTYAEFFHYNNKNLLLNQTLTIIALTEEPTKISKMCFLPESLQKNEHSRVIRALTHLIQQSTKDYDEQTKKLNQEKQYSHDLLSAQRQFLRHTVHETNTPLSSIMWNIELHEMEFGKNRYLTNIEVAMKNLFSIYDDLSYLIKKDQIIYTKQQIDLVDYTRTRIDFFSQVAIKAHSRLIFQTSQNQKIINFNETKLQRIIDNNLTNAIKYSFENEDIYIIILETKNHYKLQFTSHSTLIQDPKKVFEEYYREEKIKEGFGLGLNLVKRICDEEEVEIDLESNKNFTTFTYHFKKD; this is translated from the coding sequence ATGAAAACATACAATTATAATTTAAAAGATAAAACTCTTGAAAAGAGTATTAATCTAAACCAATTTAAAAATTCAAAAAATATTCTTATTCAAATCTTTTGTGGTGAAGGGGAGGGAAAACTAAAAGAGATAACAAATGCTCTATTAATAAATCTTCCACAAAGTATTATTATAGGAACAACCACAGATGGAGAGATAAAAGATAAAAAGATTTCAATACTAAATACAGTACTTTCAATCTCAATATTTGATAAAACAGAGATTTTAGCTTCCTATGAAGACGGTAAAAACTCTTTTGACAATGGATACAACCTTGCAAAAAAAATTGTAACTAAGGATACAAAACTACTTATACTTTTTGCAGATGGCACCAGTACAAATGGTGAAAACTTTTTAAAAGGGATTGAAGCTTTTGATAACAGTGTTCCTATATGTGGTGGTATGGCAGGGGATAATGGAAAATTTATTCAAACTTTTGTTTCTTATCAAAATATTTTAATTAAAAATGGAGCTGTAGGTGTATCTTTAAATTCAGACTATCTAAAAGTTCACAATGATTACCGTTTTAATTGGTCTCCAATTGGAATTGAACACACTATTGACAAAGTTGAAGATAATAGAGTTTATAGTATAAATGGTATGTTACCTATTGATTTTTATGCTAAATATCTTGGGGAAGATGTTGCAAGTACGCTACCTACAACTGGTATAGAGTTCCCTTTAATTAGTGAGAAAGATGGTTTCCAAATAGCAAGGGCAATTATTGCAAAACATAAAGATGGAAGTATAAGTTTTGCAGGAAATCTACAAAAAGGAGATAAAGTTAAACTTGGGTTTGGAAATGCAGAACTTATTATGCAAAATCCAATTGAGAGTTTTGATAAAAATAGTTCAATCAAACCTGAAACTTTCTTTTTATACTCTTGTATGGCAAGAAGACGGTATATGCCAAATTTTATTCAAGTTGAAGTGGAACCCTTTGCAAAAATTGCCCCAACTTCTGGTTTTTTTACCTATGCAGAGTTTTTCCATTATAATAATAAAAATCTTCTCCTAAACCAAACTTTAACTATTATTGCTTTAACAGAAGAACCAACAAAAATAAGCAAAATGTGTTTTTTACCAGAGAGCCTTCAAAAAAATGAACACTCAAGGGTAATAAGAGCATTAACCCATCTTATACAACAATCAACTAAAGATTATGATGAACAGACAAAAAAATTAAACCAAGAAAAACAGTATTCCCATGACTTGCTCTCAGCACAAAGACAGTTTTTAAGACACACTGTGCATGAAACAAATACTCCACTCTCTTCAATTATGTGGAATATTGAACTTCATGAGATGGAATTTGGCAAAAATAGATATCTTACAAATATTGAAGTTGCAATGAAAAACCTATTTTCTATATATGATGATTTAAGTTATCTAATAAAGAAAGACCAAATTATCTATACAAAACAACAAATTGATTTGGTGGATTATACAAGAACCAGAATTGATTTCTTTTCTCAAGTAGCAATAAAAGCCCACTCAAGACTTATTTTCCAAACTTCTCAAAATCAAAAGATAATAAATTTCAATGAAACAAAATTGCAAAGAATAATTGACAATAATCTAACAAATGCAATAAAATATAGCTTTGAAAATGAAGACATATATATTATAATACTAGAGACTAAAAACCATTATAAACTTCAATTTACAAGTCACTCAACCTTGATTCAAGACCCTAAAAAAGTCTTTGAAGAGTATTACAGAGAAGAGAAAATAAAAGAGGGATTTGGTTTAGGACTAAATTTGGTAAAAAGAATATGTGATGAAGAAGAGGTTGAAATAGACCTTGAATCAAATAAAAATTTTACAACCTTTACCTACCATTTTAAAAAGGATTAA
- a CDS encoding response regulator transcription factor — translation MKILLLEDDLMLNDAIAQYLTSVGHLIVSTKDGKSCLEILKNEKFDMLILDINLPDINGFTILEQMHENKRMIPTIFISALLDIEDISRAFDIGCHDYLKKPFHLKELNLRINKILKNSVVPQNHKRLSSSYSFDHDTMTLYFDNEPHILPKRQLLIISLLSKNRSLVVNYDMFREYAYNGENIDTATIRAEVNRVKKVLKEDFIINIRGIGYMVERPK, via the coding sequence ATGAAAATCTTACTTCTAGAAGATGATTTAATGTTAAATGATGCCATAGCTCAATATTTAACCTCTGTAGGTCATTTAATAGTATCCACAAAAGATGGTAAAAGTTGTCTAGAAATTCTAAAAAATGAGAAGTTTGATATGTTAATTCTTGATATAAATCTTCCAGATATAAATGGTTTTACAATCTTAGAACAGATGCATGAGAATAAGAGAATGATACCAACTATTTTCATCTCTGCACTGCTTGACATTGAAGATATTTCAAGAGCTTTTGACATTGGTTGCCATGACTATTTAAAAAAACCTTTTCACTTAAAAGAGCTAAACCTTCGTATCAATAAAATTTTAAAAAATAGTGTTGTTCCACAAAATCATAAAAGATTATCCTCTTCATATAGTTTTGACCATGATACAATGACTCTGTATTTTGATAACGAACCACACATTTTGCCTAAAAGACAACTTTTAATAATCTCATTACTTTCAAAAAATAGAAGTTTAGTTGTAAATTATGATATGTTTAGAGAGTATGCTTACAATGGAGAAAATATTGATACAGCAACAATTAGGGCAGAAGTTAATAGAGTAAAAAAAGTTTTAAAAGAGGATTTTATTATCAATATTAGAGGAATTGGATATATGGTTGAACGACCTAAATAG